From the genome of Pirellulales bacterium, one region includes:
- a CDS encoding DEAD/DEAH box helicase family protein — MGLTPEQEARKLIDQQLDACGWQVQDYDEMNISAGLGVAVREFRLKTGFADYMLYADGKAIGVVEAKPEGHPLTGVELQSKKYTDGLPNGLPHYHLPLPFAYESTGTVTQFTNSLEPDARSREVFTFHQPSELIRLANLDKQVRTLLRQMPPVDAGRLWRVQFESIQNLEQSLAHNRPRSLIQMATGSGKTYTAVNFCYRLIKFAKARRILFLVDRNNLGQQTQNEFQQFVSPVSNYKFTEEYGVQHLKKNAIDPAAKVCITTIQRLYSMLKGEPEFLEENEEGSLFEAESSLLKEPLPVVYNDKIPIETFDFIVVDECHRSIYNVWRQVLEYFDAFLIGLTATPSKQTIGFFNGNLVQDYTHEQAVVDGVNVGYDVYRIETQITKEGATLAAEPHVYVPHRDRRTKEKKFKALDDDLTYTANQLDRDVVAENQIRLVIRTFKEKLPAIFPGRTEVPKTLVFAKTDLHAEDIVRIIRQEFGKGNDFCQKITSKSTGKKPDELLSDFRNSYNPRIAVTVDMIATGTDVKPLECLLFMRNIRSLSYFEQMKGRGCRVIDSDDLQSVTPDAKHKTHFVIVDAVGVCEEEKSATRPLDRQPSVPLDKVLKAVAAGMANDDVVSSLVAKLIRLNEEIGEGQQQAIAQAAEGKPLSALAAALFRSIDPDANTKLAIDKFGLGQDQEPTEQQLAEVERQQMQAALKPFHNPKLREAVLAARSSLTQVIDEQTPDQLLRAGFDAEALEKARSILTSFKKFIEDNKDEIEALKILYSRPYRAGLRFRHVKELAAKLNQPPFYVNPAQPETLGRLWQAYELVEPKNVKGKGGKHLVDVVALVRHAIDPKSPLAPMLVTVDERYRKWLADKEASGVTFTANQRRWLDAIKDHIASSLSIEQEDLDEVPFNQIGGLGKAYELFGDGLSALLDDLNARLAA; from the coding sequence GTGGGCCTGACTCCCGAACAAGAAGCACGCAAGCTGATTGACCAGCAGCTTGACGCCTGCGGCTGGCAGGTCCAGGACTACGACGAGATGAATATCTCGGCCGGCCTGGGTGTCGCCGTGCGGGAGTTCCGCCTCAAGACCGGCTTCGCCGACTACATGCTGTACGCGGACGGCAAAGCCATCGGCGTCGTCGAGGCCAAGCCAGAAGGGCACCCGCTCACAGGCGTCGAGCTTCAGTCCAAGAAATATACCGATGGCCTTCCGAACGGCCTGCCGCACTACCATCTCCCCTTGCCCTTTGCCTACGAGTCCACCGGCACCGTAACGCAGTTCACGAACTCTTTGGAGCCAGACGCTCGCAGTCGCGAAGTCTTCACCTTTCATCAGCCGAGCGAGTTGATTCGACTGGCGAATCTCGACAAACAGGTCCGCACGCTGCTGCGACAGATGCCGCCGGTCGATGCAGGGCGGCTGTGGCGGGTGCAATTCGAGAGTATTCAGAATCTGGAACAGTCTTTGGCCCACAATCGCCCGCGGTCGCTCATTCAGATGGCCACCGGCAGCGGCAAGACCTATACCGCCGTCAATTTCTGCTACCGCCTCATCAAGTTCGCCAAGGCCAGGCGAATCCTCTTCCTGGTGGACCGGAACAATCTGGGCCAGCAAACTCAGAACGAATTCCAGCAATTCGTCAGCCCGGTGAGCAACTACAAGTTCACCGAAGAATACGGCGTGCAGCATCTCAAGAAGAACGCCATCGACCCAGCCGCCAAGGTCTGCATCACGACCATCCAGCGGCTCTACTCGATGCTCAAGGGCGAGCCGGAGTTTCTCGAAGAGAACGAAGAGGGGTCGCTCTTCGAGGCCGAATCGTCGCTTCTCAAGGAACCGCTTCCGGTCGTCTACAACGACAAGATTCCGATCGAAACGTTCGACTTTATCGTCGTTGATGAATGCCATCGCAGCATCTACAACGTGTGGCGGCAAGTGCTGGAGTATTTCGACGCCTTCCTCATCGGCCTGACGGCGACCCCCAGCAAGCAGACCATCGGCTTTTTCAACGGCAATCTCGTGCAGGACTACACCCACGAGCAGGCCGTGGTCGACGGCGTCAATGTCGGCTACGACGTTTACCGGATCGAGACGCAGATCACCAAGGAGGGAGCGACGCTGGCGGCTGAGCCGCACGTCTACGTGCCGCACCGCGATCGCCGCACCAAAGAGAAGAAATTCAAGGCCCTCGACGACGACCTGACGTACACGGCCAATCAGCTCGACCGTGACGTCGTGGCCGAGAACCAGATCCGCCTCGTGATCCGCACGTTCAAGGAAAAGCTCCCCGCAATCTTCCCAGGCCGCACCGAAGTTCCCAAGACGCTCGTGTTCGCCAAGACCGATTTGCACGCCGAAGATATCGTGCGGATCATTCGGCAGGAGTTCGGCAAGGGGAACGACTTCTGCCAGAAAATCACGTCGAAAAGCACCGGCAAGAAACCGGATGAATTGCTCTCCGATTTCCGCAACTCCTACAACCCACGCATCGCCGTGACCGTGGACATGATTGCGACGGGCACGGACGTTAAGCCGCTCGAATGCCTGCTCTTCATGCGGAACATCCGGTCGCTCTCCTACTTCGAGCAGATGAAGGGGCGCGGCTGTCGCGTCATCGACTCCGACGACCTGCAAAGCGTCACGCCCGACGCGAAGCACAAAACCCATTTCGTCATCGTCGATGCGGTGGGGGTTTGCGAAGAGGAAAAGTCGGCCACCAGGCCGCTCGACCGCCAGCCCTCGGTGCCACTGGACAAAGTTTTGAAGGCCGTTGCGGCAGGGATGGCCAACGACGACGTGGTTTCGTCGCTCGTTGCCAAGCTGATTCGCTTGAATGAAGAGATCGGCGAAGGCCAGCAGCAGGCGATTGCCCAGGCGGCCGAGGGAAAGCCTCTTTCGGCCTTGGCCGCGGCGCTCTTTCGAAGCATCGACCCCGACGCGAATACCAAATTGGCGATCGACAAGTTCGGCCTCGGTCAGGACCAGGAGCCAACCGAACAGCAGCTCGCCGAGGTCGAGCGGCAGCAGATGCAGGCCGCTCTCAAGCCGTTCCACAATCCCAAGCTTCGCGAAGCGGTTCTTGCCGCCAGGAGCTCGCTGACCCAGGTCATCGACGAGCAAACGCCCGACCAACTGTTGCGGGCCGGTTTCGACGCCGAAGCCCTGGAAAAAGCCCGCTCGATCCTGACCAGCTTCAAGAAGTTCATCGAGGACAACAAGGACGAGATCGAAGCCCTGAAGATTTTGTACAGCCGCCCCTATCGTGCGGGCTTGCGGTTCCGGCACGTCAAGGAGCTGGCCGCGAAGCTGAATCAACCGCCGTTCTACGTCAATCCAGCACAGCCCGAGACGTTAGGCCGACTTTGGCAAGCCTACGAACTGGTCGAGCCCAAGAACGTGAAGGGAAAGGGCGGAAAGCATTTGGTGGATGTCGTTGCCTTGGTCCGCCATGCGATTGATCCAAAGTCTCCGCTTGCTCCCATGCTCGTGACGGTCGATGAGCGGTATCGAAAGTGGCTCGCCGATAAA